In Aquila chrysaetos chrysaetos chromosome 10, bAquChr1.4, whole genome shotgun sequence, the following proteins share a genomic window:
- the IRS1 gene encoding insulin receptor substrate 1, with product MASPTDNNEGFFSDVRKVGYLRKPKSMHKRFFVLRAASESGPARLEYYENEKKWRHKSGAPKRSIPLESCFNINKRADSKNKHLVALYTKDEHFAIAADSEPEQESWYQALLQLHNRAKGHHHLHHHHHHHHSDVTFGGSNAGLGEAGEDSYGEVAPGPAFKEVWQVILKPKGLGQTKNLIGIYRLCLTNKTISFVKLNSDAAAVVLQLLNIRRCGHSENFFFIEVGRSAVTGPGEFWMQVDDSVVAQNMHETILEAMRAMSEEFRPRSKSQSSSNCSNPISVPLRSRHHVNNPPPSQVGLSRRSRTESVTATSPAGGGGGGTGGKPSSFRVRASSDGEGTMSRPASVDGSPVSPSANRTHSHRHRGNSRLHPPLNHSRSIPMPSSRCSPSATSPVSLSSSSTSGHGSTSDCLFPRRSSASVSGSPSDGGFISSDEYGSSPCDFRSSFRSVTPDSLGHTPPARGDEELNYICMGGKATSSCCSLAAPNGHFIPRTCHPQQQPRYPSTPCCPRGGSEEVADLEKAFRKRTHSAGTSPTISHQKTPSQSSVASIEEYTEMLPSYPCGSSRLPSYRHSAFVPTHSYPEECLEMHHLDSSHHRTNSAPHTDDGYMPMSPGVAPVPGGGGPPKGGDYMPMSPKSVSAPQQIINPGRGGRHPPATVDSNGYMMMSPSGSYSPDSGSAGYGKIWTNGAGHHPKLSVESNEGKLPCGGSDYINMSPASGSTTSTPPDCYFGGAGQPGVEEATAAAHHKPIYSYFSLPRSFKHVHRRGGGGAAAGEEGSPQPRIALGSGRLLYAAEDSSSSTSSDSLGGGGGGTEGGPPPQAQPPRKVDTAVQTKGRLARPTRLSLGGPKASTLPRAREQPPLLLPPEPKSPGEYVNIEFIAGEKPAFPSAALGLGLPPPPGNEGAEEYMNMELGPPRAPCPAGFAAARAASAARPGRGAAPGGRDYVTMQRGGAAGAGGSCSDCADSPSPCSPALLLSYADVRAGRSAAEKPPPAAAAAASPELPRPPAELSAAPPRSSSLLGGPGAGSAFTRVSLSPGRNQSAKVIRADPQGGRRRHSSETFSSTPSAARGAAGGGGLGAPFPCGGAGGAEEVKRHSSASFENVWLRPAAGEAAGAPAARREPGAAPALENGLNYIDLDLVKDFSHRRHHRLHPPAEGAALPGGRQPPPPKPPGQPRGSGHSGDDLSAYASISFQKREEM from the coding sequence ATGGCTAGCCCCACAGATAATAACGAGGGCTTCTTCTCAGATGTCAGAAAGGTGGGTTACTTGCGCAAACCCAAGAGCATGCATAAACGCTTTTTCGTGCTGAGGGCAGCCAGCGAGTCTGGACCCGCCCGGCTGGAGTATTATGAGAATGAGAAGAAATGGAGACATAAGTCAGGGGCCCCCAAGCGCTCCATCCCACTAGAAAGCTGCTTCAACATCAACAAACGGGCTGACTCCAAGAACAAGCACCTGGTGGCCCTCTACACCAAGGACGAGCACTTTGCCATTGCAGCTGACAGCGAGCCTGAACAGGAGAGCTGGTACCAAGCGCTGCTGCAGTTGCACAACAGGGCCAAGGGCCACCACCACCTCcatcaccatcaccaccaccaccacagcgACGTCACCTTTGGAGGCAGCAACGCGGGACTAGGGGAAGCAGGTGAGGACAGCTACGGTGAGGTAGCCCCTGGCCCGGCTTTTAAGGAAGTTTGGCAAGTAATTCTGAAGCCTAAGGGCCTAGGCCAGACAAAGAACCTGATTGGCATCTACCGCCTGTGCCTGACTAACAAGACCATCAGCTTTGTGAAGCTGAATTCAGATGCGGCTGCTGTGGTGTTGCAGCTGCTCAATATCCGCCGCTGTGGTCACTCTGAGAACTTCTTTTTTATTGAGGTGGGGCGCTCGGCTGTCACTGGGCCTGGTGAGTTCTGGATGCAGGTGGATGACTCGGTGGTGGCGCAGAACATGCATGAAACCATCCTGGAGGCCATGCGAGCCATGAGCGAGGAATTCCGGCCCCGCAGCAAGAGCCAGTCTTCCTCAAACTGTTCCAATCCCATCTCTGTGCCCCTTCGCAGCAGGCACCATGTCAACAACCCCCCACCCAGCCAAGTGGGGCTCAGTCGCCGGTCCAGGACTGAGAGCGTCACGGCCACCTCTCCTGCTGGTGGTGGGGGTGGAGGTACAGGTGGCAAACCCAGCTCTTTCCGGGTTCGAGCGTCGAGTGACGGGGAAGGCACGATGTCGAGGCCTGCCTCTGTGGATGGTAGCCCAGTCAGTCCCAGTGCCAACCGGACCCATTCGCATAGACACCGTGGCAACTCCAGGCTCCATCCTCCGCTCAACCACAGCCGGTCCATCCCAATGCCTTCTTCGCGCTGCTCTCCTTCAGCCACCAGTCCAGTCAGCCTGTCATCCAGCAGCACTAGTGGCCACGGCTCCACCTCGGACTGCCTGTTTCCACGAAGGTCTAGTGCTTCGGTTTCTGGCTCCCCTAGCGATGGcggatttatttcttctgatgaGTATGGTTCCAGCCCGTGTGACTTCCGCAGCTCTTTTCGCAGTGTGACCCCAGATTCATTGGGACACACCCCACCAGCTCGGGGCGATGAAGAGCTCAACTACATCTGCATGGGGGGGAAGGCCACCTCCtcttgctgcagcctggcagccccCAACGGCCACTTCATCCCACGCACCTGCCacccgcagcagcagccccgcTACCCTAGTACGCCGTGCTGTCCTCGAGGTGGTAGCGAGGAGGTTGCTGACTTGGAGAAGGCATTCAGGAAGCGGACTCACTCTGCGGGCACTTCGCCCACCATCTCCCACCAGAAGACGCCCTCGCAGTCTTCGGTGGCCTCCATCGAGGAGTATACGGAGATGCTGCCTTCTTACCCCTGCGGCAGCAGCCGGCTGCCCTCCTACCGGCACTCAGCCTTTGTGCCCACTCACTCCTACCCAGAGGAGTGTCTGGAGATGCACCACCTGGACAGCAGCCATCATCGGACCAACTCCGCCCCACACACGGATGACGGCTACATGCCCATGTCACCCGGTGTAGCCCCTGTGCCCGGCGGCGGGGGTCCCCCCAAGGGTGGTGACTACATGCCCATGAGTCCTAAGAGTGTGTCGGCCCCACAGCAGATCATCAACCCTGGCAGGGGGGGCCGCCACCCTCCAGCCACGGTGGACTCCAATGGCTACATGATGATGTCCCCCAGCGGCAGCTACTCCCCCGACAGCGGCTCTGCAGGCTACGGCAAGATCTGGACGAATGGTGCCGGCCACCACCCGAAGCTCTCGGTGGAGAGCAACGAAGGGAAGCTCCCCTGCGGTGGCAGCGACTACATCAACATGTCCCCAGCCAGCGGCTCCACCACCAGCACTCCGCCTGACTGCTACTTTGGGGGCGCCGGGCAGCCAGGTGTCGAGGAGGCCACCGCCGCGGCCCACCACAAACCCATATACTCCTACTTCTCGCTGCCACGCTCCTTCAAGCACGTGcaccggcggggcggcggcggggcggcggcgggcgaggagggcagcccccagccccgcatcGCGCTCGGCTCCGGCCGCCTCCTCTACGCCGCCGAGGACTCGTCCTCCTCCACCAGCAGCGACAGcctgggcggcggcggcggcggcaccgaGGGCGGCCCCCCGCCGCAAGCGCAGCCCCCGCGCAAGGTGGACACGGCCGTGCAGACCAAGGGCCGCCTGGCACGACCGACGCGCCTGTCGCTGGGCGGCCCCAAGGCCAGCACCCTGCCGCGGGCCCGGGAGCAgcccccgctcctcctgcccccgGAGCCCAAGAGTCCCGGCGAGTACGTCAACATCGAGTTCATCGCCGGCGAGAAGCCGGCCTTCCCCTCGGCcgccctggggctgggcttgccgccgccgccgggcaaCGAGGGCGCCGAGGAGTACATGAACATGGAGCTGGGGCCGCCGCGggccccctgccccgccggctTCGCCGCCGCGCGGGCGGCctccgcggcccggcccggccgagGCGCGGCCCCCGGCGGCCGGGACTACGTGACGATGCAGCGGGGGGGCGCCGCCGGCGCCGGGGGCTCCTGCTCGGACTGCGCCGACAGCCCTTCCCCCTGCTCGCCCGCCCTCCTACTCAGCTACGCCGACGTGCGGGCGGGCCGCTCCGCCGCCGAGAAGCCCCCaccggccgcggcggcggcggcttcCCCGGAGCTGCCGCGGCCGCCGGCCGAGCTGTCGGCGGCGCCGCCGCGCTCCTCGTCCCTGCTGGGGGGCCCCGGCGCGGGCAGCGCCTTCACCCGCGTCAGCCTCAGCCCCGGCCGCAACCAGAGCGCCAAGGTGATCCGCGCCGACCCGcagggcggccggcggcggcacaGCTCCGAGACCTTCTCGTCCACGCCGAGCGCCGCCCGCggagcggcgggcggcggcgggctcgGGGCGCCCTTCCCctgcggcggcgcggggggcgcCGAGGAGGTGAAGCGCCACAGCTCGGCCTCCTTCGAGAACGTCTGGCTGCGGCCCGCCGCCGGGGAGGCGGCCGGCgcccccgctgcccgccgggaGCCGGGGGCCGCGCCCGCCCTGGAGAACGGGCTCAACTACATCGACCTGGACTTGGTGAAGGACTTCAGTCACCGCCGCCACCACCGCCTCCACCCCCCCGCCGAGGGCGCCGCTCTGCCGGGGGGGaggcagccgccgccgccgaagCCCCCGGGCCAGCCTCGCGGGAGCGGCCACTCCGGCGACGACTTAAGCGCGTACGCCAGCATCAGCTTCCAGAAGCGGGAGGAGATGTAG